A single Argentina anserina chromosome 7, drPotAnse1.1, whole genome shotgun sequence DNA region contains:
- the LOC126802366 gene encoding protein SEMI-ROLLED LEAF 2 isoform X1 — translation MGLISRQVFPVCESLCFFCPALRARSRHPVKRYKKLLAEIFPRSPDEEPNDRKISKLCEYASKTPLRIPKITTTLEQRCYKDLRTENFHSVKVVMCVYRKLLISCKDQMPLFASSLLTIVQILLDQSRHDEIQILGCQTLFEFVYNQKDGTYMFNLDSMIPKLCQIAQEMREDGTATNVRAAGLQALSSMVWFMGEFSHISSEFDNVVSVVLENYEGFRKNSEKDSQGGDLEVFPSVEPMRRISSSKLIVGEKGEVNVSGEDMHNPAFWSRVCLYNIAKLAKEATTVRRVLDSLFRYFDDGDLWSPKHGVALSVLMDMQLIIEDSGQNRHFILSILIKHLDHKNVLKNPTMQLDIVDVVTSLARETKVQSSVAIIGALSDMMRHLRKSIHCSLDDSNLGAEVIEWNQKFRAAVDDCLVQLTHKVGDAGPVLDMMAVMLENMSNITVMARTLISAVYRTGQIVATIPNLSYQNKTFPEALFHQLLVAMVYADHETRVGAHRIFSVVLVPSSVCPRPLSATPHAPKKNPIGRTLSRTVSVFSSSAALFEKLKKEPSHSQENISYDSKDNAVFGEEAKTTNNSMLNRLKSKFSSRKREAASIELSGQEATVNNHHTVHRLKSTLSRAYSMKRQPSIIAADSTAPSIPQRESTMSLRLSSRQITLLLSSIWAQSIYPLNMPENYQAIAHTYSLVLLYARTKNTSHETLIRSFQLAFSLRSISLGEGLQPSRRRSLFTLATSMIIFSAKAYNIVGLAPSAKAAITNETVDPFLQLVDDSKLQATESDPDQPRKVFGSKEDNEDALRCLSAFSKADSQSKESFATMIVKTLAKSSDESSTMRHQLLNDFLPDETCPLGAPLCMETPVQIDQSGLPDKSAPNAVDPPIFIIDEESLRYASESQTEPDTKLASENLSLISVNELLDSVMETTHQVGRLSVSTATDMPYMEMAGQCEALQMGKQQKLSAFAVAQQRQESLIRFSTQDRNVVNEAPSSVVLGVPTSGNPFLDANVVPANQPVGNGPMLCATGLQHYPRFQLPASSPYDNFLKAAGC, via the exons atggGGTTGATCTCAAGGCAAGTTTTCCCTGTTTGTGAAAGTCTCTGCTTCTTTTGCCCTGCATTGCGCGCCAGATCACGCCATCCCGTCAAGCGTTACAAGAAGTTGCTCGCCGAGATTTTCCCTCGCTCTCCG GATGAAGAACCAAATGACCGCAAGATCAGTAAACTATGTGAATATGCCTCAAAAACTCCTCTCCGTATTCCAAAG ATCACAACTACACTGGAGCAAAGATGTTACAAGGACTTGAGAACTGAGAACTTCCACTCTGTGAAAGTGGTCATGTGTGTCTACCGGAAGTTGTTGATTTCTTGTAAGGATCAAAT GCCTTTGTTTGCAAGTAGTTTACTTACCATTGTTCAAATTCTACTGGATCAATCACGACATGATGAAATACAAATTTTAGGATGCCAAACTCTATTCGAGTTTGTCTATAATCAG AAAGATGGTACATATATGTTTAACTTAGACAGCATGATTCCAAAACTTTGTCAAATAGCACAAGAAATGAGAGAGGATGGAACGGCAACGAATGTGCGGGCAGCTGGGCTTCAAGCTCTTTCTTCAATG GTTTGGTTCATGGGTGAATTCTCTCACATCTCATCAGAATTTGACAAT GTTGTTTCAGTTGTCTTGGAAAATTATGAAGGTTTCAGAAAAAATTCAGAAAAAGACTCCCAGGGTGGAGATTTAGAAGTTTTTCCTTCGGTAGAACCCATGAGAAGGATTTCGTCCTCAAAATTGATAGTAGGTGAAAAAGGGGAAGTCAATGTCTCAGG GGAGGATATGCACAACCCTGCATTTTGGTCAAGGGTTTGTCTGTATAACATTGCTAAGTTAGCAAAGGAAGCTACAACTGTACGGCGGGTTTTGGACTCCTTATTTCGATATTTTGATGATGGCGATCTCTGGTCTCCTAAACATGGAGTTGCACTGTCTGTCTTGATGGATATGCAGTTGATAATTGAAGATTCTG GGCAGAACAGACATTTTATATTGTCCATCTTAATCAAGCATCTTGATCACAAGAATGTCCTTAAAAACCCAACTATGCAGCTTGACATTGTTGATGTTGTCACCTCGCTTGCTCGAGAAACAAAGGTTCAGTCATCAGTCGCTATAATTGGTGCATTGAGTGATATGATGAGACATCTGCGGAAAAGTATACATTGCTCACTTGATGATTCCAATTTGGGGGCTGAAGTTATCGAGTGGAACCAAAAATTTCGGGCGGCAGTAGATGACTGCCTTGTTCAGTTAACACATAAG GTAGGAGACGCAGGTCCTGTTCTTGACATGATGGCTGTGATGTTAGAAAACATGTCTAATATCACCGTTATGGCGAGAACTTTGATTTCTGCTGTTTACCGTACTGGTCAAATTGTGGCAACAATACCAAATCTGTcatatcaaaacaag ACCTTTCCTGAAGCATTATTTCATCAATTACTCGTAGCTATGGTCTATGCTGACCATGAAACCAGAGTTGGTGCACACCGTATATTTTCTGTTGTTCTTGTTCCATCTTCTGTTTGCCCCCGTCCTCTTTCTGCCACTCCCCACGCTCCAAAGAAAAATCCTATTGGAAGGACACTTTCAAGAACTGTATCTGTGTTTTCTTCTTCAGCCGCTCTCTTTGAGAAATTAAAGAAGGAGCCATCTCACTCGCAAGAAAACATCAGTTATGACAGTAAGGATAATGCTGTGTTTGGTGAGGAAGCAAAGACTACTAACAACTCAATGTTGAACAGATTGAAATCCAAGTTCAGTTCAAGAAAACGTGAAGCAGCTTCGATTGAGCTAAGTGGTCAGGAAGCTACAGTTAACAACCATCATACAGTGCATAGATTGAAGTCAACTTTAAGCCGAGCCTATAGTATGAAAAGGCAACCATCAATCATAGCTGCTGATTCAACAGCTCCAAGTATTCCACAAAGAGAATCG ACTATGTCCCTTAGGTTAAGCAGTCGCCAGATTACCCTTCTGCTTTCATCTATCTGGGCACAGTCCATCTACCCTTTAAATATGCCCGAAAACTATCAAGCAATTGCTCATACCTACAGCCTTGTGTTGCTATATGCTCGGACAAAG AACACCTCCCATGAGACTCTGATCCGAAGTTTTCAGTTAGCATTTTCGTTAAGGAGCATTTCTCTAGGAGAAG GGTTGCAGCCGTCGAGACGCAGATCCCTCTTTACCTTGGCAACATCGATGATTATCTTTTCCGCTAAAGCCTACAACATTGTCGGCCTTGCTCCTTCTGCTAAAGCAGCAATTACAAATGAGACA GTTGATCCATTTCTACAGTTAGTTGATGACTCCAAGTTACAGGCCACCGAATCTGACCCTGACCAACCAAGGAAAGTTTTTGGATCAAAAGAAGATAATGAGGATGCTCTAAGATGCCTTTCAGCTTTTTCTAAAGCTGATAGTCAATCTAAGGAATCATTCGCTACCATGATAGTGAAGACACTGGCTAAGTCATCAGAT GAATCTTCAACTATGAGACATCAATTGCTTAATGATTTTCTTCCTGATGAAACATGCCCGTTGGGAGCTCCATTGTGCATGGAAACACCCGTACAAATTGACCAATCTGGCTTACCAGATAAATCAGCTCCTAATGCT GTTGACCCTCCAATTTTCATAATCGATGAAGAGTCTCTACGTTATGCATCTGAAAGTCAAACAGAACCTGACACAAAACTGGCCTCAGAAAATTTGAGCCTCATTAGCGTCAATGAGCTATTAGATTCG GTTATGGAAACAACACACCAAGTAGGAAGATTATCGGTTTCAACTGCTACAGATATGCCTTACATGGAAATGGCTGGCCAATGTGAAGCCCTTCAAATGGGGAAGCAGCAGAAGTTGTCTGCTTTTGCAGTCGCGCAACAGAGGCAAGAAAGTTTGATTAGATTTTCTACTCAGGATCGGAATGTAGTAAACGAAGCACCTTCTTCAGTTGTCCTGGGTGTTCCTACG AGTGGTAATCCATTTCTTGATGCAAATGTTGTTCCGGCCAACCAACCTGTAGGAAATGGTCCAATGCTTTGTGCAACTGGATTGCAACATTATCCCCGCTTTCAGCTACCTGCGTCAAGCCCCTATGATAACTTTTTGAAGGCTGCTGGCTGCTGA
- the LOC126802366 gene encoding protein SEMI-ROLLED LEAF 2 isoform X2, with translation MFNLDSMIPKLCQIAQEMREDGTATNVRAAGLQALSSMVWFMGEFSHISSEFDNVVSVVLENYEGFRKNSEKDSQGGDLEVFPSVEPMRRISSSKLIVGEKGEVNVSGEDMHNPAFWSRVCLYNIAKLAKEATTVRRVLDSLFRYFDDGDLWSPKHGVALSVLMDMQLIIEDSGQNRHFILSILIKHLDHKNVLKNPTMQLDIVDVVTSLARETKVQSSVAIIGALSDMMRHLRKSIHCSLDDSNLGAEVIEWNQKFRAAVDDCLVQLTHKVGDAGPVLDMMAVMLENMSNITVMARTLISAVYRTGQIVATIPNLSYQNKTFPEALFHQLLVAMVYADHETRVGAHRIFSVVLVPSSVCPRPLSATPHAPKKNPIGRTLSRTVSVFSSSAALFEKLKKEPSHSQENISYDSKDNAVFGEEAKTTNNSMLNRLKSKFSSRKREAASIELSGQEATVNNHHTVHRLKSTLSRAYSMKRQPSIIAADSTAPSIPQRESTMSLRLSSRQITLLLSSIWAQSIYPLNMPENYQAIAHTYSLVLLYARTKNTSHETLIRSFQLAFSLRSISLGEGLQPSRRRSLFTLATSMIIFSAKAYNIVGLAPSAKAAITNETVDPFLQLVDDSKLQATESDPDQPRKVFGSKEDNEDALRCLSAFSKADSQSKESFATMIVKTLAKSSDESSTMRHQLLNDFLPDETCPLGAPLCMETPVQIDQSGLPDKSAPNAVDPPIFIIDEESLRYASESQTEPDTKLASENLSLISVNELLDSVMETTHQVGRLSVSTATDMPYMEMAGQCEALQMGKQQKLSAFAVAQQRQESLIRFSTQDRNVVNEAPSSVVLGVPTSGNPFLDANVVPANQPVGNGPMLCATGLQHYPRFQLPASSPYDNFLKAAGC, from the exons ATGTTTAACTTAGACAGCATGATTCCAAAACTTTGTCAAATAGCACAAGAAATGAGAGAGGATGGAACGGCAACGAATGTGCGGGCAGCTGGGCTTCAAGCTCTTTCTTCAATG GTTTGGTTCATGGGTGAATTCTCTCACATCTCATCAGAATTTGACAAT GTTGTTTCAGTTGTCTTGGAAAATTATGAAGGTTTCAGAAAAAATTCAGAAAAAGACTCCCAGGGTGGAGATTTAGAAGTTTTTCCTTCGGTAGAACCCATGAGAAGGATTTCGTCCTCAAAATTGATAGTAGGTGAAAAAGGGGAAGTCAATGTCTCAGG GGAGGATATGCACAACCCTGCATTTTGGTCAAGGGTTTGTCTGTATAACATTGCTAAGTTAGCAAAGGAAGCTACAACTGTACGGCGGGTTTTGGACTCCTTATTTCGATATTTTGATGATGGCGATCTCTGGTCTCCTAAACATGGAGTTGCACTGTCTGTCTTGATGGATATGCAGTTGATAATTGAAGATTCTG GGCAGAACAGACATTTTATATTGTCCATCTTAATCAAGCATCTTGATCACAAGAATGTCCTTAAAAACCCAACTATGCAGCTTGACATTGTTGATGTTGTCACCTCGCTTGCTCGAGAAACAAAGGTTCAGTCATCAGTCGCTATAATTGGTGCATTGAGTGATATGATGAGACATCTGCGGAAAAGTATACATTGCTCACTTGATGATTCCAATTTGGGGGCTGAAGTTATCGAGTGGAACCAAAAATTTCGGGCGGCAGTAGATGACTGCCTTGTTCAGTTAACACATAAG GTAGGAGACGCAGGTCCTGTTCTTGACATGATGGCTGTGATGTTAGAAAACATGTCTAATATCACCGTTATGGCGAGAACTTTGATTTCTGCTGTTTACCGTACTGGTCAAATTGTGGCAACAATACCAAATCTGTcatatcaaaacaag ACCTTTCCTGAAGCATTATTTCATCAATTACTCGTAGCTATGGTCTATGCTGACCATGAAACCAGAGTTGGTGCACACCGTATATTTTCTGTTGTTCTTGTTCCATCTTCTGTTTGCCCCCGTCCTCTTTCTGCCACTCCCCACGCTCCAAAGAAAAATCCTATTGGAAGGACACTTTCAAGAACTGTATCTGTGTTTTCTTCTTCAGCCGCTCTCTTTGAGAAATTAAAGAAGGAGCCATCTCACTCGCAAGAAAACATCAGTTATGACAGTAAGGATAATGCTGTGTTTGGTGAGGAAGCAAAGACTACTAACAACTCAATGTTGAACAGATTGAAATCCAAGTTCAGTTCAAGAAAACGTGAAGCAGCTTCGATTGAGCTAAGTGGTCAGGAAGCTACAGTTAACAACCATCATACAGTGCATAGATTGAAGTCAACTTTAAGCCGAGCCTATAGTATGAAAAGGCAACCATCAATCATAGCTGCTGATTCAACAGCTCCAAGTATTCCACAAAGAGAATCG ACTATGTCCCTTAGGTTAAGCAGTCGCCAGATTACCCTTCTGCTTTCATCTATCTGGGCACAGTCCATCTACCCTTTAAATATGCCCGAAAACTATCAAGCAATTGCTCATACCTACAGCCTTGTGTTGCTATATGCTCGGACAAAG AACACCTCCCATGAGACTCTGATCCGAAGTTTTCAGTTAGCATTTTCGTTAAGGAGCATTTCTCTAGGAGAAG GGTTGCAGCCGTCGAGACGCAGATCCCTCTTTACCTTGGCAACATCGATGATTATCTTTTCCGCTAAAGCCTACAACATTGTCGGCCTTGCTCCTTCTGCTAAAGCAGCAATTACAAATGAGACA GTTGATCCATTTCTACAGTTAGTTGATGACTCCAAGTTACAGGCCACCGAATCTGACCCTGACCAACCAAGGAAAGTTTTTGGATCAAAAGAAGATAATGAGGATGCTCTAAGATGCCTTTCAGCTTTTTCTAAAGCTGATAGTCAATCTAAGGAATCATTCGCTACCATGATAGTGAAGACACTGGCTAAGTCATCAGAT GAATCTTCAACTATGAGACATCAATTGCTTAATGATTTTCTTCCTGATGAAACATGCCCGTTGGGAGCTCCATTGTGCATGGAAACACCCGTACAAATTGACCAATCTGGCTTACCAGATAAATCAGCTCCTAATGCT GTTGACCCTCCAATTTTCATAATCGATGAAGAGTCTCTACGTTATGCATCTGAAAGTCAAACAGAACCTGACACAAAACTGGCCTCAGAAAATTTGAGCCTCATTAGCGTCAATGAGCTATTAGATTCG GTTATGGAAACAACACACCAAGTAGGAAGATTATCGGTTTCAACTGCTACAGATATGCCTTACATGGAAATGGCTGGCCAATGTGAAGCCCTTCAAATGGGGAAGCAGCAGAAGTTGTCTGCTTTTGCAGTCGCGCAACAGAGGCAAGAAAGTTTGATTAGATTTTCTACTCAGGATCGGAATGTAGTAAACGAAGCACCTTCTTCAGTTGTCCTGGGTGTTCCTACG AGTGGTAATCCATTTCTTGATGCAAATGTTGTTCCGGCCAACCAACCTGTAGGAAATGGTCCAATGCTTTGTGCAACTGGATTGCAACATTATCCCCGCTTTCAGCTACCTGCGTCAAGCCCCTATGATAACTTTTTGAAGGCTGCTGGCTGCTGA